The following are from one region of the Capsicum annuum cultivar UCD-10X-F1 chromosome 1, UCD10Xv1.1, whole genome shotgun sequence genome:
- the LOC107880006 gene encoding uncharacterized protein LOC107880006, whose protein sequence is MYTSFSAINTHEFYHYFNTIVKLLLPAALCLTGIKGKIAVMVHFKNYTSLSSNNKYLFIEADDGTILSKLLTYTPLVSKCADPWPSLVNTLHMPNWTFEHDLGSNRSVKVWTLQAPNQRPLNVASTLPCLGHRILQGDIRWGSAMEIEGEFRHIQGYWEWAEDVLYRSQQTLKAAKVYDVVYASLFTYDRSSNILQAFVEAWCSRTNTFLTSIGELSISLRDLHEIGGLPIRGLPYEEVVLEFKDLNGVDNKNERFIPCTCEFLFLAFQRLQEGESHNSRVTLCKWIKFFCKRVLRYEADPVRKEKKSIRLKSTHNPTGTIPSAAKWSSADDVTFSTLRVGYGHRVDTYLAAFLSCWLCSFVFPSKDGDFIRPGTFRIAAMIANSKLLVFSFLSCQIFIMV, encoded by the coding sequence ATGGTTCACTTTAAGAACTATACCTCTCTATCTTCCAACAACAAGTATCTTTTTATTGAGGCTGATGATGGTACAATTTTATCCAAGCTATTGACCTATACTCCACTGGTCAGTAAGTGTGCAGATCCATGGCCGTCTTTGGTAAATACCCTTCATATGCCGAACTGGACTTTCGAACATGACCTTGGTTCTAATCGATCCGTTAAAGTATGGACTCTTCAGGCTCCAAACCAACGTCCATTGAATGTTGCGAGCACCCTTCCTTGCCTAGGGCATCGAATACTTCAGGGAGATATACGTTGGGGAAGTGCCATGGAGATAGAAGGTGAATTTCGTCATATTCAAGGATATTGGGAATGGGCTGAAGATGTTTTGTATAGAAGCCAACAAACTCTGAAAGCAGCAAAAGTATATGATGTTGTTTATGCTTCTTTATTTACCTACGATCGAAGTTCAAACATATTGCAAGCCTTTGTTGAAGCATGGTGTTCAAGGACAAATACGTTTCTAACATCGATTGGAGAGCTCTCTATATCCCTTCGAGATTTACATGAAATTGGGGGCTTACCTATCAGAGGTCTTCCTTATGAAGAAGTAGTACTTGAATTCAAAGATCTCAACGGTGTCGATAATAAGAATGAGAGATTCATCCCCTGTACCTGCGAgtttttatttttagcctttcaGCGTCTTCAAGAAGGAGAGTCCCATAATTCGAGAGTTACTCTTTGCAAGTGGATAAAGTTTTTTTGCAAAAGAGTCTTAAGATATGAGGCGGATCCAGTGAGGAAGGAGAAAAAATCCATTCGCTTGaagtcaacacataacccaactgGAACTATTCCTAGCGCAGCAAAGTGGTCAAGTGCAGATGATGTGACATTTTCTACACTTAGAGTAGGGTATGGACATAGGGTTGATACATATTTGGCAGCATTTTTATCATGTTGGTTATGCTCCTTTGTGTTTCCTTCTAAGGATGGAGATTTCATTCGTCCGGGAACTTTTAGAATTGCGGCTATGATAGCCAATAGCAAACTTTTGGTCTTTTCGTTCCTGTCTTGTCAAATATTTATAATGGTTTAA